A stretch of DNA from Gambusia affinis linkage group LG24, SWU_Gaff_1.0, whole genome shotgun sequence:
accatGGCaacgaaacaaaaacaaaccatcttccctccacttcctgttgtcgtctttgTCGATTTCACCAGTagaaacatccagctgttgatcatcAGTcatgtgatgcgaaaaaagtgttgatgttgcagttttgtggCACACATCTGTTTCCATACGCTTGAAAAAaccaccaaaaacatttttacagaaaaacaagttttttttgttttttttttttggtttatttttaaccttGGTGTTTCTATTAAGCAACCTTATTTTTCTAATCTCAGGCGGCTGATGGAGACGCAGCTACTGAGCAAGTAATTGCacaatttgcttaatggaaaggcgttaattaaaaataaaattctcgCTGATTGGTGAAAGGTTTTGGCATTAGGATGAGGTGGgttcattttgcaaaactgaaagtctcatgatcaacaactggatgttgccactggtgcAGAACATGAAGAATACAACAGGAAGTACATGAAGAATGATGTTACTGCGTGAACAAACTTAATCacgtgtgatttttttttttaatacagttttcttatttattacaaacaccacaattacaaaatagtgttttttttaacatttgcattAATATTGTCAAGAGTTTTGcatacatttgtaatggaaacgcagctctTCACCATCTTCCTGTTTCACACTCTCATGTTTGCGCGCgcgcgtttgtgtgtgtgtgtgtgtgtgtgtgtgtgtcttctgTTGCTACTGCGTCTCCTGTGTTGTCTGTGCTTATTCAGGCGTCCAGCTGCTTTATTTATCTAACTTGTCAGTCATTTCAGAGGCTCACACTAACACGTCGATGCTTCTTGAGGGGGCCATTTGAAGAGAATGTGGACAAACTTTTTGCCTCTTATTGTTGTGTTGAAATGACTAAATCTGAGTTGAATAATTACACAATTAATTGCTTAAATGATGATTTGATTTGTCACAAATATGTTTGcgtaaagaagaaaacaagccGGAGTGTGcattgtttgtgtctgtgtgtgtgtgtgtgtgtgtgtgtgtgtgttttgacacGTCTTGCCGCCTCGTCAGCAGCAGTGGGAGCAGCGGAGGAAGCCACCCCAGCAGCAGTCGCAGCAGCAGCCGAGAGAACAGCGGCAGTGGCAGCGTGGGCGTGCCCATCGCCGTGCCGACACCTGCCCCGCCCACAGTATTCCCAGGTAACCCTGGGCATCCTTTAACCTCCTCGGCCGGAAACTAACTGAACTAATCCGAGCGTCTGGTTATACTTCAGATCTGCTGTACTTCCCCTCCCTCacctgtctttttttgtttccttccttccttcattcctttcttccttcctgacCTGTAACCCCCCACTTTTACCCATCAGGTTCAGCCCCTCTCCCACCTAACACGGCCAAATCTCCCCCTAACACTGCCACCACCCCCGGGCCACCTCCTTCTGTCCTAGACGGCCCACAACAGGCCCCTAACCCCTCTGTAGAGATCCCGCCTGTGCCCCCACCCCCTCCTCAGCTCCCTGCCTCCATGGCCCCCTCAGGCACCGGCCCCACTTCTTATGGCAACCCCGCACAAGGTGAGTGGGAGAAGCTCACCCTGCACGCCCCCACCCTTCATCCCACCGCCCCATACTTGGTACGTCCATGTCTGTCTTGTAAACGTTCCTCACTGCTATCAAAGAGTCGCTGGGTTTTCTCTGGATGTTGTCCGGTGTGTTTGTGTCTAGAGGTCAGAAACAAACGCACCGAGATGCAACTTGCTCTTTATTATGTagtaatgtcttttttttaagctttacatcatgGTTTAATGTTATTCCCCCATCagaacatacctggagtgtttccttttttccccccttatgtttgagaaatcttttaatctcccatggcaaccattcagctgtgtaaacCGCCTGGGGCAACCAAGCTTTGaaatgcagctcctcctcaaagcctcagtttccaagcttccaagCTGTGACTcccccactcggctccttcagactagccaggagcaattagcaaacaactgTGAACAACTTCTCAGTGAAACCCggagaaaaatgttgtttaaaggTTTAATAGAGGAGCGGCGTTGTGATGAcgtcctgaaggcggagtttcagaagaagcaggagcttcttaaagagacagaagcccaatttcaaggcattaaatcatgaaatcaaatgtcttttaaagctagatagataaatctttattgtcattgtcacaagaacaacaaaatttaaaggggcagtatcaggCACATATTGCCATATAAAAATATTccatatattaaatatgatagtaacaacttccacacagAAGAGTGTTGAAATACACCTAGAAATATGCAAAGAAGTTGCGGCTCAGTCTAATCACTTCATTTCTGAGCGTTTGTCAGCGTTTGTAGCCCCTCAGATGTCCCATCATCCTCCTCACTGCGTCTGGTGAGACGTTGTGTTGTTCTGATGTAAAATGCACGAACCgtcttttctcttttgtccccgtttgttttctgtttgttgtatTTAGCTTTTTTACCTCTCCTGCTGGTGCCCTAAAAGGCAGATTCTTGACTTTTCTCATCTCAAACATCATGAATCATTTAGGTTTTCCTTCAGAGTCATTTGAATTTCTGTCTATGTATATAAGATAAATAACAGATGGCATATATTTAGTTTAATATAACTTAATCATACGGTATTTAATTAGCACCTAGCATCTGTTTGTAAGTTGTTTAAATGTTGCAGAATTAGCCAAGTGTTaatgtttgtaatttctttcaCCAACTGAGGAgtctctgctgccccctgctgtcgTCTGTCGATAGGTGCGCCTCAGTTCTACAGCATGAACCGCCCGGCGCAGCAGCAGCCCCAGAACCCCCAGGTCGGGGGGTCTCTGCCGTTCCGCCGGCCCTCGTCGGTCACGGGCCAGCCCAACACGGCCCACCACAACCAGAGCCAGCTCAACGGGGGGCCGCACTTCGCCCAGAACCAAGGTAACACAGAACGGGTCCAAACTCGCTTCGTCACAAAACTCCCAGGCATTTTTATTAGGGTTTCATGGGACAAAGCAGCACATAACTGTGGTAGAGGATTAGATATTGTTGCATACAATTTTTTAGTCTTTAGAACGTTTATAAAATCATCTGTCCTTTTCCTTCTACGTAACATTTATGACTGAGGTGAGCTACTTAAAATACAAGACTTTGTAGGAGGGGCTTTTCCATTTCTGCTGCTTGACAcaaataaagcttttatttccatttgtccTTCTTTACTTTCTATATTGAAGCTTTTAGCTTGTAGAGGAAACTGATCTCTGgcttgtttctcttttattaaatcatttccTGTCCGACTCTGATGCTTCGTATCGACATCAGTCACTCTttcacttagtttttttttttttcttattgcaatattttgtcCTGTGTTCTCTGCCAGAAATTGTCAACTTGATAAAGAGCTTTTTATGTTCTCCTTTCAAATGTATTCACTTTACCAACACTGAAATTGAGATAGCAAACATCAAATGAATATTCGGAGACTCTACTTTTTCTGTGGAGCCTCTGCTCCTCTTTCTCTGATCTTTAACTCTGTTGTGCTTCTCTTGTATTCTCTAACCTCCTGCTGGTGTCTCATTGTGTGTACTGGTGCTAGCAGGCCCACACGCGCCCCCTCCCCCATCCATGCAGATCACCCCGCAGCTGCCTCTCATGGGCTTTGTGGCCCGAGTTCAGGAGACTAGTAAGTAGCGTTTTAGCGCCTTGCTCCCTCTACGTGACCTTGGCTTCCTCATCGGctgctgtctgtctctgtttcttgCTGTCCTGTCCACCAACATTCAGACTAAAACTGCAGGAATTAAGTTTGAGACGTTAAAAGTGAATTTGGGATAGCTGCGGGTTTCTGTGGCATGTCACTGTGgaattattcttttattttccatgcATCATATTTGTGTCTATGTCAGCATGTCTCTTTTTGAACCCGCATGGCACCTTTGTGTTTACGTCCTGAACCCTTCAGCGTTTTCTCGGTCGCCTCTTTCCTTCAACATGAGTCGCCTGGCGTTCCCTGTAGTTTCAGACGTGCCGCCTCCACCGCCGCCCTCTGACGAGCCGGTGTTCGAAGAGCCCACCCCTCCCCCTCCTCCGCCCGAGGACtatgaggatgaggaggaggaagaggagtcgGCGGTGGTGGAGTACACCGACCCCTACGCCGAGGAAGACCCACCATGGGCCCCACGCAACTACCTGGAGAAAggtttgtgttctttttttaatttttttatctgagtttattttgtttcgGATACGTTTTTATGTtccaaaactgaactttgacctccTGAAGCAAGGAGAGCATCCACCTCTTCTCATTTCTTCTCAATGCTACTGAAATTTGAATTTGCTTCAAAGCtggaaaaccaaacagtttCAATGAACTTGAATGTTTGTTCTGGGATATTTAACAGCAGTCAAATATCCCAACTCCCCCAGAAGCTGTTTTCCGATGTTCAAATCTACGCTTTGTACGTCTTTGTTCCCTCGCCTCAGTGGTGGCCATTTACGACTACAGCCGCGACAAAGAAGACGAGCTGTCCTTCCAGGAGGGCGCCATCATCTACGTGATCAAGAAGAACGACGACGGCTGGTTTGAGGGAGTGATGAACGGGACCACGGGTCTCTTCCCCGGTAACTATGTGGAATCCATCATGCACTACGCCGACTGAGCAGCCCTCCTCTGATCGGAGCGGGCGGAGACGTGGATCAGACGGAGCACGACCTCCATCCGAGCGAAGCCGTTGTAAAGCACACGACAAACTGAGGTCATTCTTTCGACATAGTTGTCGCCATTGTAAAACAACCACTGCTCTAGATATATCCTCCCTtgtaatgtttctttctttctttgaccAAACAGGAGTGTTAAGTTATGAAGCCactacagtttgtttttttgggttttttttccgttttgttgttgtttaccaAGTCGCCCTTactttaaacaatatttatttgtagTCGAAGAAAGGGCTGGAGGAAAATGCCTTCATGTGTAGATTTCTCCTCAACACTCCAGAGACAACAAGATCCTCAATaagtgggggaggggggagggggttGGGTTTCCAGATTTCCAGTCGGGTACCTCAGGGACGGTGCCAAAGCTGAGCAAGACAAGCACACAGGATGTCTTAACGTGACGTCTGTAGGCAAAACGAGTGCTTTAGGTGAGAGTTCGGATCGTTTTCTGCAAAGTTTCATTTGACGAAACGCAACGTTTCAGGCAGGCGGGTCGATTCGTGCTTCACTTCGCAAGCCGGCGTGCGATTTCCGAAGAGAAGGAATCCTCATCCAGCCCTGGAATAACGCGTGTTTTTTGGAAGgggagcattttatttttctttcttttctttttttttttatggttttgctTGCAGAGCGTCGGactgcatgttttctttcctattGATTACCGTCTTAATATTTTCAGATATGGTGTGGTTTGGTTTTTCTATATTCGCCCTCTTACTCAGACGACGACGTCATCTCTCGGTCATCTCTCGGTCATCTCTCGGTCATCTCTCGGTCATCTCTCGGTCATCTCTCGGTCATCTCTCGGTCATCTCTCAGACGCTTGTGCCATATTGAAGTGTGTGTTGCTGTTCAGAGGTTATCAATCACTTCATTCGCAATAAAAGTCGCCGGTGGGGGTTTGAGGGACTGGTactaaaatgcaaaactttCTCAGCTTCTCCCCCCCTGAGTCGTTTCAAATCGAAAGCACATAcgtttgtaataaaaaaaaacaaaaaaaggtgtagaagaagaaataatatAACTGTGAGATGTATTATGTCCTCACGGATGGACTTGTCGAATATGAAAAGAAGCCAGCTGTCGCGTTGAAATGGTTTTAGCGGCCAtactgagcaaaaaaaataaataaaattcacttgtCCTCCGTATAGTTCAATACGCTTGGCCGTTGGGTGTTTCCACCATGTCaggatctttattttttattttaaatggagaaaaaaaaaaaacagaaataagtgGGTCTGTATGTGAGTCTTGCATGCCATTGTTCTGATCTGTAAACCTACATGGCGAGATCACCCATTTCTAAGAAAAAGACGAGCCGCCCTGACCAGTAACAACCAGCCTCATCCAAAGAGACTGTCTAACTTCAAGCCCACGTCCGAGGAGTCGCTCTCTGACCTGAAAGTAGCCATCATTACGTCACCCGTGGACCATTATGTGCAAGCTGCTAGTGAATCCAGCAGGCGGGATATTTACGTAACACTACATAGATGACACTAAACGGTCAAAACTTACATGTAAGGCCTTTGGCCTGCAGGATTCACAACCTTCTGGAGTCACGGATGTCCCTTAGGACGTCAGGTTAACAGTCCATAATGCCATTGTGTTGCACAGTCAAAGTTGAATTGCAGAAGTATCATATTTGTAAAATCATGAGaacaaagacaataaagttATTAAGATTTACTGGTGCGCACGTGTCTATTTTTGTGGCTCAGATTTAAGGAGGTTGATTGTAAACATGGTTCTGGGGTGAAGTTAGCTGGTTTGGCTAATTAAGGATGAGCAGCTTTCGCTTTGTAAATCTCATTCCCTCTACATGTGAAGCTTGTTGCtgaggtctaaaaatcaaccactgtcttCTCTCCTGTGAGAAAGGTTTGACTGTTTCAGGCACTTAAAAGTCACCAATGTGTATTTTTTCGGTTTGGCCACTAGATGGGGCTGTGGCCCAAGTATTGCTGGATTTCAGATTACGTAATGCAAACGTCACGCAAAAAGGAAATGGAGCCTGTTTACTTCTGTTAATCCAAGTTCAAGATGCCTGTTCTAATAGAGAGAAAGATCAATGTTTCGTGTTCCCGACGTAGTTGAACACAAGGGAGTTGGATTTAAAAATACGTGTCGAAGAAGGACGAGAAAAGTGGATCAACAATCTACGGATAAAAGCAGGAGTTGCAGAAACTAACAACGCCGGAGTTTGCAGCGACCACTTTCCAACAGGTAGGAATGGCGTcgtttaaattgtattttcagataCTTTGGACAGTTACTTAGAAAGACGGGCGTGTGTaaggtaaaatatatttttacgcCCTAGCTTCGTTGTTCCCGGAAAAGGTTTTGAGTGCTACTGTTGTTAGCAGCTAGCTTAGTGCGCAGCAGGTGACGTAGATTCCCAAGATTGGCACCCTACTGTGTGACCATTTCCAGAAGGACCTCGCTACAGtaaacagaaaggggcggggacgGACCACTGTCAGTCTCATACCTTATGTGGTAAAGGGGACCACTGCACTGCGGAAGTGAAGGGGGTGCTATTTCATATATTATCCGCGGTCTcccgttttattttattttgaaatctggGGAAAACATTCATCTTCAGGAAGGAGTTCCACTGTCGtctcttttatttactaaaGCGCAACTTAGTTTTCTAGCAAATTCTGTAGCTTTctgtgtacttttttttttttttttctgtgtgctcCTTAGTTGCATTTTTCGGGTTTGCTACTGGGGGTAGTAACACGAGTaactaaattgaattaaaatccCTCAAAGTCTTCATTGTTTACTGCTAATTCCGCTATCATTGGCTCAGTAAAAGGTAAATTCTCCAATAAAACACCATTTTCACTTTCTTAAGGATGTAGGGctaattaaattacataaacGAGATCTAAAAGTCATTCCAGTTTAATTCTATGGCCACCCTGTTGAAGCTGTAgcaaattttaaatactttgtcATTCTTGGGCAGCCAGCTCAACTTTGCTGAAAACGCTAACtatatatttaagaaatgttctCAGAGTCTCTTATCTCTTAAGAACTAGTGATCGTGGGGTTACCCAACTAGAGGTTGTGTTCAAGACAATGTTGagtgttttaacttttcatctcCTCTGCTGACACGAGATGCAGACAaacttttaagaatattttccaTAGCAGGTAAATAGTGGAGAAACCAAAGACAACTTTGTCTCaactgtttgctgctgaaagaACAGGGAACAGCAGGGAATATTTTAGCAGATGGCACCTAAGGCAACCTCTGGCAACTAACATCTAGTAGAAGTGATTATTGACAGTGCAATAATCGCTATTGACCACACTagataacatttatttactctATACACAAATTATAGATATTGTGATTCTatgaatgtgtttaattttgtcGTTTTGGAGATTGTAATGAAGGTGTTCATTACTtgtataaaaacacttaaaagggGTTGAATGATGAGACAAATacaaattgaagtattttattgttgtgttttgtgtagTGGCATCTCAGCTGGAACTGATGgtgtcctgttaaaataaaacaaacaaatggatgggtTTTGAAATTgtctgaaataaactgaaatgtttgtagatGTGGCTtacctctgtctcttcctctgctgGGTGTTCAGGCTAAAAGATTCCCCGGGGGCCTGAACACCTTATAAAGGTTCCGGAAGAGACCAAATGCAGATGGAAGAGGGGTAGCGATGGAACTATACATTTTAGAAGTTTAATgattggatttatatttatagaaaggtattttagaaatgaaatggctgattaaaaatgaagagtgttgttattattatggtgaagatttagttgttttgtcaAGATTGTCTGTGTATAGGTATTTTGTCCTACCTTGTTTCTTGGTGGGGTTGTTAATGGGAGCAGCCAGGGACTATAAAAACCTGTATGTTGGCCACATTGCAGGGTAGTAGGTGTGGCTGCTGCTGAGACCCATGGCCATTGTAAGCAGGATTGTCTTTATGTTAAATGTTGGAGAATAAACACCTGGTTGGTCTGCACTATTTCTCTGCTTCAAGACTCCTCTGTAAACCAGCCGCTAAGGGCCATCCTAACGGAGATGAAGGAAAATTTCCACCTCGATGGACTAAATAgtttctatttaattttgttctatGTGTAAGACGCTACCAGCAAAAATTCTCTTGGAATAATTTGgcatcacaaaagaaaaaaaatgaatttttgcTCGAATTTAAcaaccatatttttttttttttgtgaacccagttaatttgttctttattgACTTTTGCTCAATTAAGTTTCTTAGGAAtaaatcatgttgttttttatgtctccttatttcttttattcctcCTATAATTGATGGAGACATACAGTTATTTATAATGTGTAAAGGTCTTGTTTAAGTATTTCAATTAGCCCTGAAtccttaagaaaatgaaaaagtatgGTGTTAGAGAATTTATCCATTTATGGTGCCAGTAATGCCGGAATTAATAATAACgactttgatattttgatgTGGCGATGTAGTTATGTTGCTACACCACTAGCAACGAAAAGATGCAactaaggagcagatttagaagtacaGAGAAAGTTACAGAATTTAAGAACTGAGCTCTGCTAAAGCTCACGGTTCTTGCTGACAGAGGAACTCCATCCTAAAGATGAAGATATATCTCAGAtttcataagaaaataaagtttttattttcttttgaaatctgtgatattTCTTCCCCTTTAGGAAGGTGTTTCACTCTCGGCATATATTTTAACTTCTCTCTTATTTACTTCAGCGCAGCTCAGTTTTTAGCAAAATCTGTAGCTTTTCTAAGTGCTTTCTAAATCTGCTTCTTAATCGCATCTTTTTTTGGCCTgctactgcctctagtggcgtgggGGTGGTAGCACAATGTGGTAATTAcattactaaatcagaatagcacaaagtctttattatttatgatttattctGGCATTACTGGAACCGTAAAATATAAATTCCCTCACAAAAGTAGACACCGTTTCATTTTCTTAAGGAAGTAGAGCTAATTAAAAGAGATAAACAAGACCTGAAAGTGGTCAACTTGTTGAAACTGTGGCAAATTTTAAATTCCTTGTGTCATTCCTGGACAATCAGCTCAACTTGGCTAAAACAAGTCTCTTTAAGAACTTAGAGTTCTTAAAGAGAACTTTGAGAACTCTTGACGTTCTAACCATAATTTTAGAACTTTAAGAGTTCTTAAAGTTCTCTTTAAGAGCTTTAAGGAGAAGTTCTAAAGTAGCTATTTTGCTTAGCTACTGCTGATATTCCTTATTTAAATATAACCTATAATTTCCCCCGAATTCCTTTGTTTTGCATTCATTGAAGAAATAGTTGGTCAAAAGAGGTAATCTGCTTCCCAAAATTATGTAAAGGTTCATTAAGAGAAGAACTTAAAAAGTTCTTAAAGTCCTTCTCTTTAAGAACTCTTAAAGTCCTTCTCTTTAAGAACTCTTAAAGTCCTTCTCTTTAAGAACTTTAAGAGTTCTTAAACCAATGTGTTAGCCAAGTTGAGCTGACTGTCCAGGAATGACACAAGGAATTTAAAATTTGCCACAGTTTCAACAGGTTGGCCATTAAGTGAAACTGGAACCACTTTCAGGTCTTGTTTATCTCTTTTAATTAGCTCTACTTCCTTAAGAAAATGAAACGGTATCTACTTTTGTGAGGGAATATATATTTTACGGTTCCAGTAATGCCagaataaatcataaataataaagactttgtgctattctgatttagtaatgTAATTACCACATTGTCTAGTACAACCTCTATTTAGGTAGAGGTTGTAGAGGTTTGTAGGTtgaatcaaaatgttaaaacttaacatttattttgttcctcCTATAATCGATGGAGATATGTGGAAATTATTTATGATGTATTGTTATTTAATTAGCTGTACAtccttaagaaaatgaaaatatatggTGTTTTATaagataatttatcttttaaggTGCCAGAAATGCCtaaattaatagtaaataaagaGTTTGTGGTATTCTGATTTAGCaatataattatattagttgtgctaccacccccacgccactagaggcagtagcAGGGCCGAAAAGAAGCGactaaggagcagatttagaagttcaCCGAAACTACAGAATTTTCtaaaaactgtgagctgcgCTGAAGTAAATAAGAGAGAAGTTAAAATACATGCTGAGTGAAACAACTTCCTGAAGGTGAAAATatatcagatttaaaaagaaaaaattaaaacggGAGGCCGcggataatataggaaatagcgcccccttgaCTTCCGAagtgcaatggtcccatttccaaataaagtGAGACTGACAGTGGTTCGTCCCCgtccctttctgtttgctgcagcgaggtccTTCTTGGTGTACTTGGCAATAGGCGCCAAATGTGTAGTTTTTGGGTTTGGCCACTAGATGGTGCTGAGGGACTCCGAGGGTGACACCAGGTGTTGACTCTTCCACTGCAGTTTTTGACCGCTACAGTGGAATCTTTAATATTACAGTTTACCTCGGAGTTTCTGGGTTTGTGCACAAATTTTCTCGTCTGAATTgagtaaaatctaaatttgcACATCAAGAAGACCTTTGTGACCGACTTTACATACGTTAGCTCCTCAGCACGTCATAAAACAgcttaaatgtcagaaataaagCAGGGAGGCAGTCAACATAACGGCATGCTTTATTGATGTACAGTAAAGCATTTTATAGTACAGTAGTAAGGCATACATTTGATGGACTCTGATATGTTGTAAAGTACCaaagtatttgaaaaaaaattaggtGAAAATGACattctttgaaaaagaaaaagaaataaatcaacttgGGTCCAAATTTCAAACTCACTGGGTCATGCTGCAGGAATCTGATGAAACAActaatttattacaaattaagatttagttttttttcttttagtcacATGTTAATATCAGAGCAAAGCCAACCTGCTTTGaaccaaagacaaaatgtaacaaaaaaccAGATTAGGTTTGACAGAACATTCAGCGTCCACCAGTGTTCAATTAGAAAtatctttttgatttttactaATCTTGGAGTGTGGAACTGATTAGAGGTCAAACTAACATCCAAACTTCACGTGAGGTTGTTGAGTTAATAACAGGTAATAACAGTTAAAATGTAACCTATGCTGCATGGATCAAGGCATTGACTGTTAAAGTTTCTAGTCTGAGGAAGACTTTTCTTTCTCCGTGTGAAATGGGAGCAGattcattcttcttctttagacgatagaaaaaaaacaacaacttggtTTTGCACTTGAACACTTTGACCTTTTGAGCAGCCAAgccacaaatctgacctttgaGGGAAATGACACATTTGTAGTTGTAACAAGACAGATGTAAGATTTGTGAAAGTCAAGTGATGAGCTGCAAATCAACGTGTTGAATTTGTTTACCtagtaaaaagttaaaaaacccaaaaactcaacagcgccctctggtgACTTTCTGAAAACTCTTCTCAATGCAATGAggcgtttttcttttttttaatctttgctttACTGTTAGGATCAGCAGAGCTTGTACTGTCCAAAATATTAATgtccaaaaaaccaaaacaaactgttatGAAGTTTTAGGcaccacacactcacacacacaaagagaacTGCCTCTTAGAAAACACCCCCATTGTTACAATCGTTTGAAACTAGTGAGAAATGCTTCAGCTCATTTCCCCAGTTAGAAAGAGATAGCAAATATATGAGGACACTGAAGACGCCGTCTCTGTTTCTCAACCCCGCTTCTCGTTTTATACAATTGCATAGAAGTTTA
This window harbors:
- the abi2b gene encoding abl interactor 2b isoform X16; translated protein: MAELQMLLEEEIPAGRGALLDSFTNLERVAEYCESNYVQSPDKQRALEETKNYTTQSLASVAYLINTLANNVLQMLDIQASQLRRMESSINHISQTVDIHKEKVARREIGILTTNKNTSRTHKIIAPANPERPVRYIRKPIDYSLLDDMGHGVKASAQNMKTGGGVLPRTNPPTQKPPSPPMSGKGTLGRHSPFRTLEPVRPPVVPNDYVSSPTRNTAPPQQSPAHTASVNQRNRTYSSGSSGGSHPSSSRSSSRENSGSGSVGVPIAVPTPAPPTVFPGAPQFYSMNRPAQQQPQNPQVGGSLPFRRPSSVTGQPNTAHHNQSQLNGGPHFAQNQAGPHAPPPPSMQITPQLPLMGFVARVQETISDVPPPPPPSDEPVFEEPTPPPPPPEDYEDEEEEEESAVVEYTDPYAEEDPPWAPRNYLEKVVAIYDYSRDKEDELSFQEGAIIYVIKKNDDGWFEGVMNGTTGLFPGNYVESIMHYAD
- the abi2b gene encoding abl interactor 2b isoform X18, translated to MAELQMLLEEEIPAGRGALLDSFTNLERVAEYCESNYVQSPDKQRALEETKNYTTQSLASVAYLINTLANNVLQMLDIQASQLRRMESSINHISQTVDIHKEKVARREIGILTTNKNTSRTHKIIAPANPERPVRYIRKPIDYSLLDDMGHGVKASAQNMKTGGGVLPRTNPPTQKPPSPPMSGKGTLGRHSPFRTLEPVRPPVVPNDYVSSPTRNTAPPQQSPAHTASVNQRNRTYSSGSSGGSHPSSSRSSSRENSGSGSVGVPIAVPTPAPPTVFPGAPQFYSMNRPAQQQPQNPQVGGSLPFRRPSSVTGQPNTAHHNQSQLNGGPHFAQNQGPHAPPPPSMQITPQLPLMGFVARVQETISDVPPPPPPSDEPVFEEPTPPPPPPEDYEDEEEEEESAVVEYTDPYAEEDPPWAPRNYLEKVVAIYDYSRDKEDELSFQEGAIIYVIKKNDDGWFEGVMNGTTGLFPGNYVESIMHYAD
- the abi2b gene encoding abl interactor 2b isoform X26, with protein sequence MAELQMLLEEEIPAGRGALLDSFTNLERVAEYCESNYVQSPDKQRALEETKNYTTQSLASVAYLINTLANNVLQMLDIQASQLRRMESSINHISQTVDIHKEKVARREIGILTTNKNTSRTHKIIAPANPERPVRYIRKPIDYSLLDDMGHGVKASAQNMKTGGGVLPRTNPPTQKPPSPPMSGKGTLGSGSSGGSHPSSSRSSSRENSGSGSVGVPIAVPTPAPPTVFPGAPQFYSMNRPAQQQPQNPQVGGSLPFRRPSSVTGQPNTAHHNQSQLNGGPHFAQNQGPHAPPPPSMQITPQLPLMGFVARVQETISDVPPPPPPSDEPVFEEPTPPPPPPEDYEDEEEEEESAVVEYTDPYAEEDPPWAPRNYLEKVVAIYDYSRDKEDELSFQEGAIIYVIKKNDDGWFEGVMNGTTGLFPGNYVESIMHYAD
- the abi2b gene encoding abl interactor 2b isoform X8, translated to MAELQMLLEEEIPAGRGALLDSFTNLERVAEYCESNYVQSPDKQRALEETKNYTTQSLASVAYLINTLANNVLQMLDIQASQLRRMESSINHISQTVDIHKEKVARREIGILTTNKNTSRTHKIIAPANPERPVRYIRKPIDYSLLDDMGHGVKWLQRFKASAQNMKTGGGVLPRTNPPTQKPPSPPMSGKGTLGSGSSGGSHPSSSRSSSRENSGSGSVGVPIAVPTPAPPTVFPGSAPLPPNTAKSPPNTATTPGPPPSVLDGPQQAPNPSVEIPPVPPPPPQLPASMAPSGTGPTSYGNPAQGAPQFYSMNRPAQQQPQNPQVGGSLPFRRPSSVTGQPNTAHHNQSQLNGGPHFAQNQAGPHAPPPPSMQITPQLPLMGFVARVQETISDVPPPPPPSDEPVFEEPTPPPPPPEDYEDEEEEEESAVVEYTDPYAEEDPPWAPRNYLEKVVAIYDYSRDKEDELSFQEGAIIYVIKKNDDGWFEGVMNGTTGLFPGNYVESIMHYAD
- the abi2b gene encoding abl interactor 2b isoform X29 codes for the protein MAELQMLLEEEIPAGRGALLDSFTNLERVAEYCESNYVQSPDKQRALEETKNYTTQSLASVAYLINTLANNVLQMLDIQASQLRRMESSINHISQTVDIHKEKVARREIGILTTNKNTSRTHKIIAPANPERPVRYIRKPIDYSLLDDMGHGVKWLQRFKASAQNMKTGGGVLPRTNPPTQKPPSPPMSGKGTLGSGSSGGSHPSSSRSSSRENSGSGSVGVPIAVPTPAPPTVFPGSAPLPPNTAKSPPNTATTPGPPPSVLDGPQQAPNPSVEIPPVPPPPPQLPASMAPSGTGPTSYGNPAQGAPQFYSMNRPAQQQPQNPQVGGSLPFRRPSSVTGQPNTAHHNQSQLNGGPHFAQNQGPHAPPPPSMQITPQLPLMGFVARVQETISDVPPPPPPSDEPVFEEPTPPPPPPEDYEDEEEEEESAVVEYTDPYAEEDPPWAPRNYLEKVVAIYDYSRDKEDELSFQEGAIIYVIKKNDDGWFEGVMNGTTGLFPGNYVESIMHYAD